In a genomic window of Lepisosteus oculatus isolate fLepOcu1 chromosome 5, fLepOcu1.hap2, whole genome shotgun sequence:
- the LOC102690054 gene encoding sperm-associated antigen 16 protein: protein MFLFHSPPRHVPDQNSYNLAGCEGLPLVTGSRSPSNGKQTAPLAPPSRKGRIGMAGVGAGQSLDVEDGPYYLEKVSIPEDSEDDYQYEEVAADDEWSLAEGEEDLEAAVRALCEQTEGPQTVPKTSPSALQSLSRKPEVVDDFLRNFLIKMGMRKTLDCFQTEWYEMEQRGLLNAEQVGFVPDAYTHNQLLGNRIKSLEKERESYRQAAFKAGEALVKLQKERDFHRMQHKRVVQEKNRLTEDLRRLKKHYASYEPALRQLKDKYQAALKQKMLIGLERDRVVGQISGLEATLRNVQSERDVLPRRVTMTQKSSKDTSVLRGRSKRSPDREPRQPVDGVAPYDSAKDPTKHPKVSKHPKDSEFPVDSRVNPYLSQVKGQAAQAAKASGFRLTSSLKAHELPVSCLALHPRKQILVTASDDRLWKMWGIPNREIIMTGEGHADWLSGCCFHPDGGQLATTSGDTAVKVWDFSRGECVLTLEGHARAAWGCSFHACGDFVASCSLDSTSKVWDLRSERCRCTLRGHVDSVNSVVFLPFSNTLLTSSADKTLSLWDARTGLCAQTFYGHLHSCNHAAFNLTGDTVVSCDSYGVVKLWDVRKVAAMLSIDAGPHPGNQTAFSPSGRTVAVASNDGSVKLLDLASSQVTSLVGHEDAVQSVVFSHRGEYLFSGGSDGTVHFWS from the coding sequence atgtttttgtttcactcCCCCCCCCGGCACGTCCCGGACCAAAACTCGTATAATCTCGCGGGATGTGAAGGTCTTCCCCTCGTAACGGGCTCGAGGTCTCCTAGCAACGGCAAACAAACTGCACCGCTCGCGCCTCCGAGCCGGAAGGGGAGAATCGGGATGGCTGGCGTCGGAGCAGGGCAGTCGCTGGACGTGGAGGACGGACCCTACTATCTGGAGAAGGTTTCGATACCCGAGGACTCTGAGGACGACTATCAGTATGAAGAAGTCGCCGCCGACGACGAGTGGAGCCTCGCGGAGGGGGAGGAGGACCTGGAAGCCGCAGTGAGGGCCCTGTGTGAACAGACAGAAGGCCCGCAGACCGTGCCCAAGACCAGCCCCTCAGCTCTGCAGTCCCTCTCTCGGAAACCAGAGGTGGTGGATGACTTCCTCCGCAATTTCCTGATAAAGATGGGCATGAGGAAAACCCTAGACTGCTTCCAGACGGAGTGGTACGAAATGGAGCAGAGAGGCCTGCTGAACGCAGAGCAGGTGGGGTTCGTGCCTGACGCGTACACCCATAACCAGCTTCTGGGCAATCGGATCAAGAGCTTggagaaggagagggagagTTACAGACAGGCGGCCTTCAAAGCCGGGGAAGCCCTGGTGAAGCTCCAGAAGGAGAGGGATTTTCACCGCATGCAGCACAAGCGCGTGGTTCAGGAGAAGAACCGGCTGACCGAGGACTTGAGAAGACTCAAGAAGCACTACGCCTCGTATGAGCCGGCACTGAGGCAGCTGAAGGACAAGTACCAGGCTGCCCTGAAGCAGAAGATGCTCATCGGTTTGGAAAGGGACAGGGTGGTCGGCCAGATCTCTGGCCTGGAGGCCACACTGCGCAACGTGCAGTCAGAAAGGGATGTTCTTCCTCGGAGAGTGACGATGACTCAGAAGTCCAGCAAGGACACAAGTGTCCTTCGCGGCCGATCTAAGCGGAGCCCAGACAGAGAGCCCAGGCAGCCCGTGGATGGGGTCGCGCCGTATGACTCTGCCAAAGATCCCACCAAACACCCCAAAGTCAGCAAACACCCCAAGGATTCTGAGTTCCCTGTGGATTCCCGCGTTAACCCTTACCTTTCCCAGGTCAAAGGGCAAGCAGCTCAGGCCGCTAAAGCGTCAGGGTTCCGGCTGACGAGCTCCTTGAAGGCCCATGAGCTGCCCGTGAGCTGCCTGGCACTGCACCCCCGCAAGCAGATCCTGGTGACGGCCAGCGACGACCGGCTCTGGAAGATGTGGGGGATCCCCAACAGGGAGATCATCATGACCGGCGAAGGGCACGCCGACTGGCTGTCCGGCTGCTGCTTCCACCCGGACGGCGGCCAGCTGGCGACCACCAGCGGGGACACGGCCGTGAAGGTCTGGGACTTCTCCAGGGGCGAGTGCGTCCTGACCCTCGAGGGGCACGCCCGCGCCGCCTGGGGCTGCTCTTTCCACGCCTGCGGGGACTTCGTCGCGTCCTGCTCCCTGGACAGCACCAGCAAGGTCTGGGACCTGCGCAGCGAGAGGTGCCGCTGCACCCTGCGCGGCCACGTCGACTCCGTCAACAGCGTCGTCTTCCTCCCGTTTTCCAACACGCTGCTCACCAGCTCCGCGGACAAGACCCTCTCCCTCTGGGACGCCAGGACCGGCCTGTGCGCCCAGACGTTCTACGGCCACCTGCACTCGTGCAACCACGCCGCCTTCAATCTGACGGGGGACACGGTCGTGTCCTGCGATTCCTACGGGGTGGTGAAGCTGTGGGACGTGAGGAAGGTGGCGGCGATGCTGAGCATCGACGCCGGCCCCCACCCGGGCAATCAGACGGCCTTCAGCCCCTCGGGCCGCACGGTGGCGGTCGCCAGCAACGACGGGTCGGTCAAGCTCCTGGACCTGGCTTCTTCCCAAGTGACCAGTTTAGTGGGACACGAAGACGCCGTGCAAAGTGTTGTGTTCAGCCACAGAGGGGAATATCTTTTCTCAGGAGGTTCTGATGGGACAGTACACTTTTGGTCATAG
- the ndufb4 gene encoding NADH dehydrogenase [ubiquinone] 1 beta subcomplex subunit 4 yields MADHQETSYVSRPKTLDPVEYFALSPAQRKVEEERAALRARLKRQYQLQLNDPSRTQRIEDPALTRWTYARTINVPANVRPTPKTSLLGLLFGAGPLVFWYFVLKKSRDRKERLIQEGKLDRRYHLSY; encoded by the exons ATGGCGGATCACCAAGAGACATCCTATGTATCGCGTCCGAAAACCTTGGACCCGGTGGAGTATTTCGCCCTGTCTCCGGCCCAGAGGAAGGTCGAGGAGGAGCGGGCCGCGCTGAGGGCCCGGCTGAAGAGGCAGTACCAGCTGCAGCTGAACGACCCCAGCCGGACGCAGCGCATT GAGGACCCAGCTCTGACGCGTTGGACCTATGCCCGCACTATCAACGTGCCTGCTAACGTCCGACCCACCCCCAAGACCTCCCTGCTGGGGCTGCTGTTTGGGGCGGGACCCCTTGTGTTCTGGTACTTTGTCCTCAAGAAAAGCAGG GACCGTAAAGAGAGGTTGATACAGGAGGGGAAACTGGACCGCCGATATCATCTTTCTTATTGA